A stretch of Halichondria panicea chromosome 1, odHalPani1.1, whole genome shotgun sequence DNA encodes these proteins:
- the LOC135331878 gene encoding uncharacterized protein LOC135331878 → MATQTQQLVLLLLCIVASLFSTSTGSDDNHVWLLGEDSGYHDNYDTIYSSCDTTSIVALTKDRLHVDYYTAVEQLRMIRFNFPLAVDFVVTRMINEEQQDEVFVAVHEGYMSINRFGNFTIFPISMGKSSSLIMISNLACTTPAHTTHILCVNVIKGTQKICKDDIPPGSHDYSDVCPRLQLVYIVTSDQKTILKFNVSDDCLVLISKKSGNDYDSAMWFSYNNGSTLFLSNGLALNAVDLEAAGTLGGEDVGTVHYSSVSQLYSQASQLGGSSKLYLHGLS, encoded by the exons ATGGCCACCCAGACCCAACAACTAGTACTGCTCCTGCTCTGTATCGTGGCTTCCCTGTTTAGCACAAGCACTG GTAGCGATGACAACCATGTGTGGCTTCTCGGAGAGGACTCAGGTTACCATGACAACTACGATACTATCTACTCGTCATGTGACACAACTAGCATCGTAGCACTGACAAAG GACAGACTACATGTTGACTACTACACTGCTGTGGAACAGTTGAGAATGATTAGATTCAATTTTCCTCTAGCGGTTGATTTTGTGGTCACCCGAATGATTAACGAGGAACAACAGGACGAAGTGTTTGTGGCCGTGCATgaag gttatATGAGCATCAACAGATTTGGCAACTTCACGATCTTCCCCATCTCCATGGGCAAATCCTCTAGCCTCATCATGATCTCCAACCTTGCTTGTACCActcccgcccacaccacacacatactctgTGTCAATGTAATCAAAGGAACGCAAAAAATATGCAAGGACGATATTCCACCTGGTTCCCATGATTACTCGGACGTCTGCCCACGTTTGCAACTTGTTTATATAGTGACATCGGATCAAAAGACGATTTTGAAATTCAACGTTAGCGATGATTGTCTTGTATTGATATCTAAGAAGTCTGGAAATGACTACGATAGTGCCATGTGGTTTTCTTATAATAATGGTTCGACATTATTTCTGAGTAATGGACTGGCTTTGAATGCTGTTGATCTAGAGGCTGCTGGAACATTGGGTGGGGAAGATGTCGGcactgtacactatagctctgtgtcacaactatacaGTCAGGCAAGCCAGCTGGGAGGATCTAGCAAACTATACTTACATGGCCTATCATGA
- the LOC135332098 gene encoding ATP-dependent DNA helicase RecQ-like, whose protein sequence is MDYKLGRTKGPLVARSVVLVISPLVSLMIDQVRSLNTRGVSAVILSSNKGIDRSLVATNKDVSDGKYHLLFTAPEAVVEDYRWRMLLLEPPLNSSLVAIAVDETHCVYKWSSDFRPAYAHLGELRAFSPPGAPMLAANWIVSDLPSSSTAIADYVEALALCGPSMS, encoded by the exons atggactacaagcttggTAGGACTAAGGGTCCTCTTGTCGCCAGAAGTGTAGTTCTTGTCATCTCTCCCCTTGTGTctctcatgattgaccaggtcaGGAGTCTGAACactagaggtgtttctgctgtcATCCTCAGTAGTAATAAGGGAATCGACAGAAGTCTTGTTGCCACTAACAAAGATGTGTCGGATGGAAAGTACCATCTGTTGTtcactgccccagaggctgttgttgaagactaTCGTTGGAGGATGCTATTACTAGAGCCTCCACTCAATTCCTCTTTAGTGGCAATAGCTGTGGACGAAACACACTGTGTTTACAAGTG GAGCTCTGACTTTCGTCCTGCCTATGCACACCTAGGTGAGCTTAGAGCATTTTCCCCTCCTGGTGCTCCAATGTTGGCTGCAAACTGGATAGTTTCTGACCTACCCTCTAGCTCCACAGCGATTGCAGATTATGTCGAGGCACTGGCATTATGTGGACCATCAAT GAGTTAA
- the LOC135331494 gene encoding neurotrypsin-like isoform X1, with amino-acid sequence MMSCLLWKSVTVLSLVWAVGGQLSGDVRLIDSSGSTDTKIGRLEVYYNGQWGTVCQDNFGINDARVACRQLGFLGYIGYGVVRNALTVSASTPIWLDELGCFGSETRLDDCPHNSIGIHNCDRSDDVGLVCAINEDLRLVNSSGTTGLGPDGRLELFYNGQWGTVCDDSFSPNDARVACRQLGYDDYANYGRVGTLGFSQSSSTTRTWLNELRCLGNETKLINCPANTIGVEDCTHTQDVALFCISEGDLRLVDNSGRTGGSSGRLEVYNSGQWGTVCDDSFSPNDAKVACRQLGYDDYTQYGRVGTLGFSQSSSTTRTWLDELRCL; translated from the exons ATGATGAGTTGCTTACTGTGGAAATCAGTCACTGTCCTGAGCCTGGTTTGGGCTGTTGGAG GACAATTGAGTGGAGATGTGAGGCTGATAGATTCGTCTGGTTCAACAGATACCAAAAttggcagactggaggtctattacaatggacaatgggggacagtgtgtcagGACAACTTCGGTATAAatgatgcaagagtggcttgtcgtcaactaggttTCCTAGGTTACATAGGCTATGGGGTCGTACGAAA TGCCCTAACAGTGTCAGCATCCACACCGATATGGTTGGACGAGCTTGGTTGCTTTGGATCTGAAACTAGACTAGATGACTGCCCACACAATTCTATTGGAATTCATAATTGTGATCGTTCTGACGATGTGGGATTAGTGTGTGCAATAA ATGAAGATTTGAGACTTGTGAATAGTTCTGGCACCACTGGGTTAGGTCCCGATGGTCGACTGGAGTTGTTTTATAacggacaatgggggacagtgtgtgacgaTAGCTTCAGTCCAAACGATGCAagggtggcttgtcgtcagctGGGGTATGATGACTATGCTAATTATGGACGAGTAGGAACATTAGG TTTCTCCCAATCATCATCAACCACTCGGACATGGCTAAACGAGCTTCGTTGCTTAGGAAACGAGACCAAACTCATTAATTGTcctgctaacactatcggagttgaagattgcacccatacacaagatgtggccttATTCTGTATTTCGG AGggagacctgaggctggtagacAACTCAGGCCgaacaggaggctcctctggcagactggaggtctataacagtggacaatgggggacagtgtgtgatgatagcttcagtccaaatgatgcaaaagtggcttgtcgtcagctGGGGTACGATGACTATACTCAGTATGGACGAGTAGGAACATTAGG TTTCTCCCAATCATCATCAACCACTCGGACATGGCTGGACGAGCTTCGTTGCTTATga
- the LOC135331494 gene encoding neurotrypsin-like isoform X2, producing MGSYEMSASTPIWLDELGCFGSETRLDDCPHNSIGIHNCDRSDDVGLVCAINEDLRLVNSSGTTGLGPDGRLELFYNGQWGTVCDDSFSPNDARVACRQLGYDDYANYGRVGTLGFSQSSSTTRTWLNELRCLGNETKLINCPANTIGVEDCTHTQDVALFCISEGDLRLVDNSGRTGGSSGRLEVYNSGQWGTVCDDSFSPNDAKVACRQLGYDDYTQYGRVGTLGFSQSSSTTRTWLDELRCL from the exons ATGGGGTCGTACGAAA TGTCAGCATCCACACCGATATGGTTGGACGAGCTTGGTTGCTTTGGATCTGAAACTAGACTAGATGACTGCCCACACAATTCTATTGGAATTCATAATTGTGATCGTTCTGACGATGTGGGATTAGTGTGTGCAATAA ATGAAGATTTGAGACTTGTGAATAGTTCTGGCACCACTGGGTTAGGTCCCGATGGTCGACTGGAGTTGTTTTATAacggacaatgggggacagtgtgtgacgaTAGCTTCAGTCCAAACGATGCAagggtggcttgtcgtcagctGGGGTATGATGACTATGCTAATTATGGACGAGTAGGAACATTAGG TTTCTCCCAATCATCATCAACCACTCGGACATGGCTAAACGAGCTTCGTTGCTTAGGAAACGAGACCAAACTCATTAATTGTcctgctaacactatcggagttgaagattgcacccatacacaagatgtggccttATTCTGTATTTCGG AGggagacctgaggctggtagacAACTCAGGCCgaacaggaggctcctctggcagactggaggtctataacagtggacaatgggggacagtgtgtgatgatagcttcagtccaaatgatgcaaaagtggcttgtcgtcagctGGGGTACGATGACTATACTCAGTATGGACGAGTAGGAACATTAGG TTTCTCCCAATCATCATCAACCACTCGGACATGGCTGGACGAGCTTCGTTGCTTATga
- the LOC135330994 gene encoding piggyBac transposable element-derived protein 4-like, translated as MELIGLLDTVSELEHTVRELEEDQEVCYDHDEPSDDDFETDLESDSDAAVEDDDEMVDGMAPTPKRRKLARDNGLQKAKSTGRYPVFGGVVGPVDQLDPSVTPCLDFVKLLWPDSLCEYIAEQTNLYARQCGAKGWSATNSAELWVFLGIVLEMGIHRLPEITDYWSKDPLLGVQCVSNVMSLKRFQSLWRYLHCEDNTSITDARKVTSKLKTVLETLKANYFMRYNPSQELSVDEMMIKYKGRKSGKIHMPKKPVKLGFKVWCCSCSCCGYLCVFDVYSGKLTDSSGKKIAVKGLVKNVVHRLLTPFYGHQHVVYMDNFYTSGPLIEELAKQNVFTVGTILKNAAGFPASLKDVVLDKGDYTSMTVGDISYSMFNDRRVVSFATNVFPDHMPHTVMRMHKDGTLRSQSVPPCLPAYNMYMGGVDNTGRMRKTYGYDRKCRRYWFRIFFQFLDVSVNNAYILYRHNCVRVGSKAMPLKGFRLELIHSLLGVPRTRSSASGLASLNIVFPPSQGARVSANSVGVSRGRCQVCVREKIPSREQQHTAMACPHCRIRICKGHSVIGHTCAS; from the exons atggagctgattggactccttgacactgtcagcgagcttgagcacactgtcagagagcttgaggaggaccaggaagtctgttatgaccatgacgagcccagtgatgacgattttgagacagatctggagagtgattcag atgctgcagtggaggatgatgacgaaatggtcgatggcatggctccgactcccaaacggaggaagctggcgagggacaatggactccaaaaagctaagtccacaggaagataccccgtctttggcggtgtggtcggtcctgtcgatcaacttgatccgtctgtaactccatgcctagattttgttaagttactttggcccgatagtttgtgtgagtacatagccgaacagaccaacctgtacgctaggcagtgtggtgctaagggttggtcagctacaaacagtgccgaattgtgggtgtttttggggattgtactagagatgggcattcataggctccctgaaattacggactactggtccaaggatccccttttaggtgtacaatgtgtgagcaatgtaatgtcgctcaaaaggttccaaagtttatggcggtatctgcactgtgaggacaatacgtccatcactgatgcacgtaaggtaactagcaagctaaaaactgttttagagactcttaaagccaactacttcatgaggtataatcccagtcaggagctttccgttgatgagatgatgataaagtacaagggtcgtaaaagcgggaaaattcatatgcccaagaagcctgttaaactggggttcaaggtatggtgctgctcatgttcatgctgtgggtatctctgtgtgtttgatgtatacagtggtaagctcaccgattcctctgggaaaaagatagctgtgaaagggcttgtgaaaaatgtagtccatcgtttactcactcctttttatggtcatcagcatgttgtgtacatggacaacttttacacgtccggtccattgatagaagagttggctaagcaaaatgtgtttactgtcggcacaattttgaagaatgctgctggtttcccagcaagtcttaaggatgtggtactcgacaaaggtgactatacgtccatgactgttggtgatatttcttactctatgtttaacgaccgtagagttgtgtcctttgcaacaaatgtgttccctgaccatatgccccacactgtaatgcgaatgcacaaagacggtaccctacgctctcagagtgtccccccctgtctccctgcatataacatgtacatgggaggagttgacaatacagggcgtatgaggaaaacctatgggtacgatagaaagtgtcggcggtattggttcaggattttctttcaattccttgacgttagtgtgaataatgcatacattctatacaggcacaactgtgtcagggtgggttcaaaggccatgcctttgaaagggtttcgattggaactaattcatagtctattgggtgtgccacgtactcgtagcagtgcctcaggtctggccagtctaaatatcgttttccccccatcacagggcgcacgtgtgagtgcaaatagtgtcggagtgtctcgtgggcgctgtcaagtgtgtgttcgggagaagatccctagcagagagcagcaacacactgcaatggcatgtccccactgtcgcataagaatatgcaaaggacactctgttatcggacacacatgtgctagctaa